The genome window GCACCGCCTACGGCATCAACACCGGTTTCGGCCTGCTGGCCTCGACCCGCATTGCCAGCGAAGACCTGGAAAACCTCCAGCGTTCCCTGGTGCTGTCCCACGCCGCTGGCGTCGGTGAGCCGATCAGCGATGCGCTGGTGCGGCTGGTCATGGTCCTCAAGGTCAACAGCCTGAGCCGTGGGTTCTCCGGCATTCGTCGGCAGGTGATCGACGCGCTGATCGCGCTGATCAACGCCGAGGTGTACCCGCATATTCCGCTGAAAGGTTCGGTCGGTGCCTCCGGCGACCTGGCGCCGTTGGCGCACATGTCCCTGGTGCTGCTGGGTGAAGGCAAGGCACGCTACAAAGGCGAGTGGCTGGAAGCGACCGAAGCGCTGAAAGTTGCCGGCCTCACGCCGCTGACCCTCGCCGCCAAAGAAGGCCTGGCGCTGCTCAACGGCACCCAGGTGTCGACTGCTTATGCACTGCGTGGCCTGTTCGAAGGTGAAGACCTGTTCGCCGGCGCCTTGGCCTGCGGCGGCCTCACTGTGGAAGCGGTGCTGGGTTCGCGTTCGCCATTCGATGCGCGTATCCATGCTGCTCGCGGCCAGCGTGGGCAGATTGACTCTGCTGCGGCTTACCGTGACCTGCTCGGCGACAGCAGCCAGGTGTCCCAGTCGCACCAGAACTGCGACAAGGTGCAAGACCCGTATTCGCTGCGCTGCCAGCCACAAGTTATGGGTGCCTGCCTGACCCAGTTCCGCCAGGCCGCTGAAGTATTGGTGGTCGAAGCCAATGCCGTGTCGGATAACCCACTGGTGTTTGCCGCTGAAGGCGACGTGATTTCCGGCGGCAACTTCCACGCCGAGCCGGTGGCCATGGCGGCCGACAACATGGCGCTGGCCATCGCCGAGATCGGCTCGCTGAGTGAGCGCCGCATTTCGCTGATGATGGACAAGCACATGTCGCAACTGCCGCCGTTCCTGGTGGGCAATGGCGGTGTGAACTCCGGTTTCATGATCGCCCAGGTGACCGCTGCCGCGCTCGCCAGCGAGAACAAAGCGCTGGCCCATCCCCATAGCGTCGACAGCTTGCCGACTTCCGCCAACCAGGAAGACCACGTGTCGATGGCCCCGGCTGCGGGCAAACGCCTGTGGGAAATGGCTGAGAACACCCGTGGGATTCTCGCGGTCGAGTGGCTGGCCGCGTGCCAGGGCCTGGACCTGCGCGAAGGCCTGAAAACCTCGCCGAAGCTGGAAAAGGCGCGTGGCATCCTGCGCGCCAAAGTGGCGTTCTACGACAAGGACCGCTTCTTCGCGCCGGACATCAACGCCGCCAGCGAACTGCTCGCCAGCCGCTGCCTGAACGAGCTGGTGCCGGCCAAGCTGCTGCCGAGCCTGTAACCGATCCATAGGACGACATGCTTCCTGTGGTGAGCGGGCTTGCCCCGCGTTGGGGCGCGAAGCGGCCCCAAACCCGACGACCGCAGAAGGGCTGCTGCGCAGCCCAACGCGGGGCAAGCCCGCTCACCACAAAAGCAGGCATTCATCACGGCAGCCATTCGGATTTTTCTCAGGATAAAAATAATTAAGGACGAGAAATGCACCAGCAAGAAAAAGGTTTGAAACGCGGGCTCAGCGCCCGACATATTCGCTTCATGGCACTCGGTTCTGCGATCGGTACCGGGTTGTTCTATGGCTCCGCCTCGGCTATCCAGATGGCTGGCCCCGCTGTGCTGCTGGCCTACCTGATCGGCGGCGCCGCCGTGTTCATGGTGATGCGTGCCCTCGGTGAAATGGCCGTGCACAACCCGGTCGCCGGTTCCTTCGGCCAGTACGCCAGCACCTACCTGGGCCCCATGGCCGGGTTTATCCTCGGCTGGACCTACGCGTTTGAAATGATCATCGTGTGTCTGGCCGACGTCACCGCCTTCGGCATCTACATGGGCTTCTGGTTTCCCGAGGTCGCGCGTTGGGTCTGGGTGCTCGGCATCGTGTTTCTGATCGGCGGCCTGAACCTGTGCAACGTCAAAGTGTTTGGCGAAATGGAGTTCTGGCTGTCGCTGCTCAAGGTCGGCGCCATCGTGGCGATGATCCTCGGCGGCTTCGGCATCATGCTGTTTGGCATTCATTCGGCCGGTGAAACCCAGGCCAGCGGCCTCAGCAACCTGTGGGCCCACGGCGGCTTCATGCCCAATGGCATCGGCGGCCTGATCGCCTCGTTTGCGGTGGTGATGTTTGCCTTCGGCGGCATCGAAATCATCGGCATCACCGCCGGCGAAGCCAAGGACCCGCAGCGCGTGATCCCCAAGGCGATCAACGCGGTGCCGCTGCGTATCCTGTTGTTCTACGTGCTGACCCTGTTCGTGCTGATGGCCATCTACCCATGGCCGCAGATTGGCAGCCAGGGCAGCCCGTTCGTGCAGATCTTCAGCAACCTGGGCATCGGTTCGGCGGCGACCATCCTCAATATCGTGGTGATCTCGGCGGCCGTCTCGGCCATCAACAGCGACATCTTCGGCGCCGGCCGCATGATGTACGGCCTGGCCCAACAGGGGCAGGCGCCCAAGGGCTTTGCGCAACTGTCGAAACACGGCGTACCGTGGATGACCGTGGTGGTGATGGGCGCAGCCTTGCTGGGTGGCGTGGTGCTCAACTACCTGATCCCGGAAAACGTATTCCTGCTGATCGCCTCGATTGCCACCTTCGCCACCGTTTGGGTGTGGCTGATGATCCTGTTCACCCAGGTCGCCATGCGCCGCTCAATGACCAAGGAGCAGGTCGCCGAATTGAAATTCCCGGTGCCGTTCTGGCCCTATGCGCCGGCGGCCGCCATCGTATTCATGCTGTTCGTGTTTGGTGTGCTGGGTTACTTCCCGGACACCCAGGCTGCCTTGCTGGTCGGTGCCGTATGGATCGTGCTGTTGGTGGTGGCCTACCTGCTGTGGGTCAAACCCGCTGCCGGGCAAGCGGCCAAGGTCCATTACGACCCGGCTTTGTCTCATCGTTAATCTAGGGAGGCGTTGATGAAAACGCTTTGGCAACACTGCCACGTCGCAACCATGGCCCAGGGCAAGTACTCGATCATCGAGGATGCCGCCATGGTCACCGCGGGTTCGCTCATCGAGTGGATCGGCCCCCGCAGCCAGGCACCCACGGCGGATTACGCCCAGGTGCATGACCTGCACGGCGCGTGGGTCACCCCCGGGCTGATCGACTGCCATACCCACACGGTGTTCGGCGGTAACCGCAGCGGCGAATTCGAGCAACGCCTCGAAGGCGTCAGCTACGCCGAGATCGCGGCCAAGGGCGGCGGTATTGCCAGCACCGTGCGCGCCACTCGCGCCGCAACCGAAGATGAGCTGTTTGCCAGTGCTGAAAAACGCCTGCGCAGTCTGCTGCGGGACGGCGTCACCACCGTGGAGATCAAGTCCGGCTACGGCCTGGACCTGGCCAACGAACGCAAGATGCTGCGTGTGGCCCGTCGCCTCGGTGAAGCGCTGCCGGTCAGCGTGCGCGCCACGTGCCTGGCGGCCCATGCGTTGCCGCCGGAGTACAAGGACCGCGCCGACGACTACATCGAGCACATCTGCGCCGACATGCTGCCGGCCCTGGCGGCGGAAGGGCTGGTGGACGCGGTGGATGCGTTCTGTGAGCACCTGGCGTTCTCCACCGAACAGGTGGAGCGCGTGTTCAAAGTTGCCCAGCAACTCGGCCTGCCGGTGAAGCTGCACGCCGAGCAGCTCTCTTCGTTGCACGGTTCCAGCCTGGCCGCGCGTTACCAGGCCTTGTCGGCGGACCACCTGGAATTCATGACCGAAGAAGATGCTATCGCCATGGCCGCTTCCGGCACCGTCGCGGTGTTGCTGCCGGGCGCCTTCTACTTCCTACGCGAAACCCAATTGCCGCCGATGGAGGCCCTGCGCAAGCACGGCGTGAAAATTGCCATCGCCAGCGACCTCAACCCTGGCACCTCGCCGGCGCTGTCGGTGCGCTTGATGCTGAACATGGCCTGCACCCTGTTCCGCATGACCCCGGAAGAAGCCCTGGCCGGTGCCACCACCCACGCGGCGACCGCGCTGGGCATGGGCGATACCCATGGCACCCTGGAAGCAGGGAAGGTAGCGGACTTTGTCGCCTGGCAAATCGATCGTCCCGCCGACCTGGCTTACTGGCTGGGTGGCGAGCTGGATAAACGCGTCGTGCGCCATGGCGTCGACGTCACTGTGTGAGGAGTACTGCTTGTGGATAAGGTTCTGAACTTCAAACAAGGTCGTGTGCCGCTGCTGATCAGCATGCCCCATGCCGGCCTGCGCCTGACGCCTGCGGTCGAAGCCGGGTTGATCCCCGAGGCGCAAAGCCTGCCGGATACCGATTGGCACATTCCTGCGCTGTATGACTTCGCCGAAGAGCTGGGCGCCAGCACCCTGGCCGCCGAATACTCGCGGTTTGTCATCGACCTGAACCGGCCGTCCGACGACAAGCCGTTGTACACCGGTGCTACTACCGGGCTGTACCC of Pseudomonas azotoformans contains these proteins:
- the hutH gene encoding histidine ammonia-lyase, with protein sequence MNVTALNLIPGQLSLAQLRAIYQQPVTLSLDDSATAQIEASVACVEQILAENRTAYGINTGFGLLASTRIASEDLENLQRSLVLSHAAGVGEPISDALVRLVMVLKVNSLSRGFSGIRRQVIDALIALINAEVYPHIPLKGSVGASGDLAPLAHMSLVLLGEGKARYKGEWLEATEALKVAGLTPLTLAAKEGLALLNGTQVSTAYALRGLFEGEDLFAGALACGGLTVEAVLGSRSPFDARIHAARGQRGQIDSAAAYRDLLGDSSQVSQSHQNCDKVQDPYSLRCQPQVMGACLTQFRQAAEVLVVEANAVSDNPLVFAAEGDVISGGNFHAEPVAMAADNMALAIAEIGSLSERRISLMMDKHMSQLPPFLVGNGGVNSGFMIAQVTAAALASENKALAHPHSVDSLPTSANQEDHVSMAPAAGKRLWEMAENTRGILAVEWLAACQGLDLREGLKTSPKLEKARGILRAKVAFYDKDRFFAPDINAASELLASRCLNELVPAKLLPSL
- a CDS encoding amino acid permease, whose product is MHQQEKGLKRGLSARHIRFMALGSAIGTGLFYGSASAIQMAGPAVLLAYLIGGAAVFMVMRALGEMAVHNPVAGSFGQYASTYLGPMAGFILGWTYAFEMIIVCLADVTAFGIYMGFWFPEVARWVWVLGIVFLIGGLNLCNVKVFGEMEFWLSLLKVGAIVAMILGGFGIMLFGIHSAGETQASGLSNLWAHGGFMPNGIGGLIASFAVVMFAFGGIEIIGITAGEAKDPQRVIPKAINAVPLRILLFYVLTLFVLMAIYPWPQIGSQGSPFVQIFSNLGIGSAATILNIVVISAAVSAINSDIFGAGRMMYGLAQQGQAPKGFAQLSKHGVPWMTVVVMGAALLGGVVLNYLIPENVFLLIASIATFATVWVWLMILFTQVAMRRSMTKEQVAELKFPVPFWPYAPAAAIVFMLFVFGVLGYFPDTQAALLVGAVWIVLLVVAYLLWVKPAAGQAAKVHYDPALSHR
- the hutI gene encoding imidazolonepropionase, whose protein sequence is MKTLWQHCHVATMAQGKYSIIEDAAMVTAGSLIEWIGPRSQAPTADYAQVHDLHGAWVTPGLIDCHTHTVFGGNRSGEFEQRLEGVSYAEIAAKGGGIASTVRATRAATEDELFASAEKRLRSLLRDGVTTVEIKSGYGLDLANERKMLRVARRLGEALPVSVRATCLAAHALPPEYKDRADDYIEHICADMLPALAAEGLVDAVDAFCEHLAFSTEQVERVFKVAQQLGLPVKLHAEQLSSLHGSSLAARYQALSADHLEFMTEEDAIAMAASGTVAVLLPGAFYFLRETQLPPMEALRKHGVKIAIASDLNPGTSPALSVRLMLNMACTLFRMTPEEALAGATTHAATALGMGDTHGTLEAGKVADFVAWQIDRPADLAYWLGGELDKRVVRHGVDVTV